In Ochrobactrum vermis, the following proteins share a genomic window:
- a CDS encoding LysE family translocator has protein sequence MGEMWLYAGALAAAFLIPGPDMLLLLQTGAAQGRAHALAAAAGLAIARACHVALAAFGLAALLHAFPMAFHFVRIVSACYLVWLAIGILRHPLPTVDAVGGVRERRSYLASARKGLLTNLLNPKALLFCSVLLPQFVHPENGSITLQFALLGAIMTVVGLSFDAIYAFTGSSLGNLFKRYPAIQTVQRWGFAALLFGFAAKLATV, from the coding sequence ATGGGCGAGATGTGGTTATACGCAGGCGCATTGGCTGCTGCATTTCTTATTCCGGGACCAGACATGCTTCTGCTTCTCCAGACCGGCGCGGCACAGGGCCGGGCGCATGCGCTTGCGGCAGCCGCGGGCCTTGCAATCGCACGCGCATGTCATGTTGCTCTTGCCGCTTTTGGTCTGGCTGCGCTTCTGCACGCCTTTCCCATGGCTTTCCATTTCGTCCGGATCGTAAGCGCCTGCTATCTGGTTTGGCTTGCCATTGGCATTCTGCGCCACCCTTTGCCGACTGTGGATGCGGTTGGAGGCGTGCGCGAACGCCGTTCCTATCTGGCTTCGGCCCGCAAGGGTCTCCTCACCAATCTGCTCAACCCGAAAGCGCTGCTTTTCTGTTCGGTCCTGCTGCCGCAGTTCGTCCACCCGGAGAATGGCAGCATTACGCTCCAGTTCGCGTTGCTGGGAGCTATCATGACAGTGGTGGGATTGTCGTTCGACGCGATTTACGCTTTCACGGGGTCGTCGCTTGGCAACCTGTTCAAACGGTATCCCGCAATACAGACGGTCCAGCGCTGGGGTTTTGCGGCGCTGCTTTTCGGCTTCGCTGCCAAGCTGGCGACTGTGTGA
- a CDS encoding ribonuclease HII, with translation MKRSTSDSPLLFDIPLAPDFSEEKKLLSRGLKHIAGIDEAGRGPLAGPVVAAAVVLDIDNLPDGLDDSKRLTAAKREALYETILAKAITVSVASLSARSIDGSDIRKAALEAMRRASVGLTLQPCHALIDGRDVPPGLLCPGSALVKGDQRSISIAAASIVAKVTRDRMMIRAGAAHPPYGLEIHAGYATVKHRTAIETAGPVPGIHRYTFAPIKGRYSA, from the coding sequence ATGAAACGCTCGACTTCTGATTCTCCGCTCCTCTTTGATATCCCCCTCGCGCCTGACTTTTCTGAAGAGAAAAAGCTGCTTTCGCGCGGACTGAAACATATTGCCGGCATCGATGAAGCCGGACGCGGACCCTTGGCCGGTCCCGTGGTTGCCGCTGCGGTCGTGCTGGACATCGATAATCTTCCGGACGGTCTGGACGATTCCAAGCGACTTACGGCTGCAAAACGGGAAGCGCTCTACGAAACCATTCTGGCAAAAGCCATCACCGTTTCGGTTGCAAGCCTCAGTGCACGCAGCATTGATGGAAGCGATATCAGGAAGGCAGCACTCGAAGCCATGCGTCGTGCTTCTGTCGGCCTGACCTTGCAGCCCTGCCATGCGCTGATCGACGGGCGCGATGTTCCACCGGGACTGCTCTGCCCTGGCTCGGCGCTCGTCAAAGGCGATCAACGATCCATTTCAATTGCCGCTGCCTCCATCGTCGCCAAGGTAACACGTGACCGCATGATGATACGCGCCGGTGCAGCCCATCCACCCTACGGGCTGGAAATCCATGCGGGTTACGCGACCGTCAAGCATCGCACTGCCATCGAAACGGCTGGCCCCGTTCCCGGCATCCACCGCTACACTTTCGCGCCCATCAAAGGCCGCTACAGCGCTTAA
- a CDS encoding PA0069 family radical SAM protein — translation MEVIQQADIIKQADRAAFGSGRADHANAMIGEAGLRIDHARRRGRGAGINPTGRFEPATRHDFDDGWTTLEELPPFKTDVQIEKPRTIITRNDSPDINFDRSINPYRGCEHGCIYCFARPTHSYMGLSAGLDFESRLFAKPDAARLLERELAKSNYQPKTIAIGTNTDPYQPVEKKWRIMREILEVLEAANHPVGIVTKSALVVRDIDILSRMAEKGLAKVALSVTTLDANLSRTMEPRASTPTLRLQAIRKLTDAGIPASVMMGPVIPGINDHEIERILDAAYAQGAREAGYVLLRLPLEVAPLFKDWLLRNYPDRYRHVMSLVRSMRDGKDYDAEWGKRMRGTGPYAWQIGRRFEITARKLGFNARRLQLRTDLFEPVEKGGKQLSLF, via the coding sequence ATGGAAGTGATCCAGCAGGCAGATATCATCAAGCAGGCCGACAGGGCTGCCTTCGGTAGCGGGCGCGCGGATCACGCCAATGCGATGATTGGCGAGGCTGGCTTGCGCATCGACCACGCCCGGCGGCGCGGACGCGGCGCGGGCATCAATCCAACCGGGCGTTTCGAGCCCGCGACACGCCATGACTTCGATGACGGCTGGACCACGCTTGAAGAACTGCCGCCATTCAAGACCGATGTGCAGATCGAAAAGCCGCGAACGATCATCACCCGCAATGACTCGCCCGACATCAACTTCGATCGCTCGATCAATCCCTATCGCGGTTGCGAACATGGCTGCATCTATTGTTTTGCGCGGCCGACCCATAGTTACATGGGGCTTTCAGCCGGTCTGGACTTTGAATCCCGCCTGTTTGCGAAGCCCGACGCCGCGCGCCTTCTGGAACGCGAACTGGCCAAGTCCAATTATCAGCCGAAAACCATCGCCATCGGCACCAATACCGATCCCTATCAGCCGGTCGAGAAGAAATGGCGCATCATGCGCGAAATTCTCGAAGTGCTGGAGGCTGCCAATCATCCAGTCGGCATCGTGACGAAGTCTGCCCTGGTCGTGCGCGACATCGATATTTTAAGCCGCATGGCCGAAAAAGGACTGGCCAAGGTCGCATTGTCGGTCACGACGCTCGATGCCAATCTGTCCCGTACGATGGAACCGCGTGCCTCGACGCCGACGCTGCGGCTGCAGGCCATCCGCAAGCTGACCGATGCGGGCATTCCGGCATCCGTCATGATGGGCCCGGTCATTCCGGGCATCAACGATCATGAGATCGAACGCATTCTGGACGCAGCCTATGCGCAAGGTGCGCGTGAGGCAGGTTATGTTCTGCTGCGCCTGCCGCTTGAGGTCGCGCCTTTGTTCAAGGATTGGCTGCTGCGCAATTATCCGGATCGCTATCGCCATGTCATGTCACTGGTACGCTCCATGCGCGACGGCAAGGATTATGATGCCGAATGGGGCAAGCGCATGCGCGGCACAGGCCCCTACGCATGGCAGATCGGACGTCGTTTCGAAATTACCGCACGCAAGCTCGGCTTCAATGCGCGCCGCCTTCAGTTGCGCACCGACCTGTTCGAACCGGTCGAAAAGGGAGGCAAACAGCTTTCCCTGTTCTAG
- a CDS encoding glycosyl transferase gives MLSVVIETLNSERALAHTLSALVPAVVEGLLRRVTVVDRGSSDETALVALGAGCAFYAEMDIETALDEIRTPWVLLLKPGAIPQEGWEEILRRHMENDGDAARFSLPEDSGFGTVRKIFGHKATLDAGLLVRLDVVKPLLLDGVAFDQLPQRLRPTRLKHLILPPNED, from the coding sequence ATGTTGTCTGTCGTCATCGAAACCCTGAATTCAGAAAGAGCGCTGGCCCATACGCTTTCGGCACTAGTGCCGGCTGTCGTGGAGGGTTTGCTGCGCCGTGTCACGGTCGTCGACAGAGGATCGTCGGATGAAACCGCTCTCGTTGCGCTGGGCGCGGGCTGCGCCTTTTATGCCGAAATGGATATTGAAACCGCGCTCGATGAAATTCGCACGCCGTGGGTTCTGCTTTTAAAGCCGGGAGCGATCCCGCAGGAAGGATGGGAGGAGATCCTCCGCCGCCACATGGAAAACGATGGCGACGCCGCGCGTTTTTCACTGCCGGAAGACAGTGGCTTCGGGACGGTCCGCAAAATCTTCGGTCACAAGGCGACACTGGATGCTGGTCTTCTGGTTCGCCTGGACGTGGTAAAGCCGCTGCTGCTCGATGGCGTTGCGTTTGATCAGCTTCCGCAGCGCTTGCGACCAACTCGCCTTAAACACCTCATTCTGCCGCCTAACGAAGACTGA
- a CDS encoding 4-(cytidine 5'-diphospho)-2-C-methyl-D-erythritol kinase produces the protein MTDFPTAETPANAGFACGVTRVAPAKINLALHVTGRRDDGYHLLEMLVVFARYGDVIRIQFAEKDSFTVSGLFAAGIPFDGSNLVLKARNALRGHAQRALPPVAIHLEKNLPIASGIGGGSSDAAATLLALDALWRLDLGFEQLAMIGLGLGADLPMCLHGASKGTPLAARGIGENLTPVTGFPALPMLLVNDGTAVATPDVFRALDKRNHPALRLASHADIGQLCAYLQTTRNDLLPPALKLAPRIGDKLDLLRACGSLYAQMSGSGATCYAIFEDTAATERAAAIVSAKRPDWFTIATHTVSSQE, from the coding sequence ATGACCGATTTCCCGACAGCCGAAACACCCGCGAATGCCGGGTTTGCGTGTGGCGTGACGCGTGTAGCTCCGGCCAAGATCAATCTCGCGCTCCATGTGACCGGGCGTCGCGACGACGGCTATCATCTGCTCGAAATGCTGGTGGTCTTTGCGCGCTATGGCGACGTCATCCGTATCCAGTTTGCCGAAAAGGATAGCTTCACGGTCAGCGGTCTTTTCGCAGCCGGCATCCCGTTCGATGGCAGCAATCTGGTTCTCAAGGCACGCAATGCCTTGCGCGGTCATGCGCAAAGGGCTCTGCCGCCTGTCGCCATCCATCTGGAAAAGAACCTTCCCATCGCGTCCGGCATAGGCGGTGGATCGAGCGATGCGGCCGCGACGCTGCTGGCGCTTGATGCGTTGTGGCGACTTGATCTCGGTTTTGAGCAACTCGCTATGATCGGCCTTGGTCTTGGTGCCGACCTGCCGATGTGTCTGCACGGCGCATCGAAGGGTACGCCTCTTGCAGCCCGTGGCATCGGTGAAAACCTGACCCCCGTTACCGGATTTCCAGCCTTGCCCATGTTGCTCGTCAATGACGGAACCGCTGTGGCAACACCTGATGTTTTCCGCGCGCTAGACAAACGCAATCATCCGGCCTTGAGGCTCGCTTCCCACGCTGATATCGGCCAGCTATGTGCTTATCTACAGACAACCCGCAACGATCTTCTGCCTCCTGCGCTGAAACTCGCACCCCGGATCGGCGATAAACTCGATCTGCTTCGTGCGTGCGGTTCGCTCTACGCACAGATGTCGGGCTCAGGCGCAACCTGTTATGCGATCTTCGAAGACACGGCCGCTACAGAGCGGGCCGCGGCAATTGTTTCCGCCAAAAGACCGGACTGGTTCACAATCGCAACCCACACGGTTTCGTCCCAAGAATAA
- a CDS encoding S49 family peptidase — translation MPGLLTRLVPRRFRPVSIEIPVVRLHGAIMSGGSAFRPMLSLASTAAILEKAFTDKEAPAVAISLNSPGGSPVQSRLIYRRIRDLAAEHQKKVFIFVEDVAASGGYMIALAGDEIIADPSSIVGSIGVVSASFGFPELLKKIGVERRVYTAGSNKVTLDPFQPEKKADIERLKSLQLEIHETFIDMVKERRGSKLAEDKDLFTGLFWTGIKAQQLGLIDGLGDMRGVLRKTYGDKVKLKLVEQKRGLLGRKMPGVDMAMNMALSNLEPASIAAHLGDGLLSVAEEKALWGRYGL, via the coding sequence TTGCCCGGTTTATTGACGCGCCTCGTTCCGCGCCGCTTCCGTCCGGTTTCCATCGAGATACCTGTCGTGCGACTGCATGGCGCCATCATGTCTGGCGGATCTGCGTTCCGTCCGATGCTCTCATTAGCGTCGACTGCGGCTATTCTTGAAAAGGCATTCACCGACAAGGAAGCGCCGGCCGTCGCCATTTCACTCAACTCGCCCGGTGGTTCGCCTGTACAGTCCCGACTGATCTACCGGCGCATCCGCGATCTTGCCGCCGAACATCAAAAGAAGGTTTTTATCTTCGTTGAAGATGTCGCTGCCTCAGGCGGCTATATGATTGCACTTGCCGGGGATGAGATCATCGCTGATCCGTCATCCATCGTCGGTTCTATTGGCGTGGTGTCGGCGTCCTTCGGTTTCCCCGAGCTTTTGAAGAAGATCGGTGTCGAGCGCCGCGTTTATACGGCGGGTTCCAACAAGGTGACACTCGATCCGTTCCAGCCCGAAAAGAAGGCCGATATCGAGCGGCTGAAATCGCTGCAGCTTGAAATCCATGAAACCTTCATCGACATGGTGAAGGAACGGCGCGGCAGCAAGCTTGCAGAAGACAAAGACCTGTTTACGGGGTTGTTCTGGACCGGCATCAAGGCGCAGCAGCTTGGTTTGATTGACGGGCTTGGCGACATGCGCGGCGTCCTGCGCAAGACCTATGGCGACAAGGTCAAGCTCAAGCTGGTCGAACAAAAGCGCGGCCTTCTGGGACGCAAGATGCCCGGCGTGGATATGGCCATGAATATGGCATTGAGCAATCTTGAACCGGCTTCCATTGCCGCACATCTTGGCGACGGGCTGCTTTCGGTCGCCGAAGAAAAGGCGCTTTGGGGTCGTTATGGTCTTTAA
- the nhaA gene encoding Na+/H+ antiporter NhaA has product MNHSTNKSRPVSIMRRFLDSESAGGISLMAAAALALIVANSPFSHAYFEALHIYIGPLSLSHWINDALMAVFFLLVGLEIKREFLDGQLASWPNRMLPGIAAAGGVILPALIFTAFNWHDPAKVRGWAVPSATDIAFALGVLSLLGSRVPSSLKVFLATLAILDDLAAVVIIAIFYTAEISMPYLGGAVVAALALFTMNRMGVMKLLPYLIGGAALWFFVLNSGVHATVAGVVTALMIPLKAAPGKPDDMTSPLHVLEHALAKPVAFIIVPVFGFANAGISFAGLDASVMRDTLTLGIMLGLFIGKQLGVFGAAWLAIKTGMAQKPLGATWIQLYGVAILCGIGFTMSIFIGLLSFPSELMQAETKIGVLAGSGLSAICGYILLRLVTKPKTT; this is encoded by the coding sequence ATGAACCACAGCACGAACAAAAGCCGCCCCGTATCGATCATGCGGCGCTTTCTGGATAGCGAATCTGCCGGTGGCATCAGCCTCATGGCGGCGGCGGCGCTTGCTCTGATTGTGGCGAATTCTCCATTCTCGCACGCCTATTTCGAAGCACTTCACATTTATATCGGCCCCCTCAGCCTTTCCCACTGGATCAACGACGCCTTGATGGCAGTGTTCTTTCTGCTCGTGGGGCTGGAAATCAAACGCGAATTTCTCGACGGACAACTGGCAAGCTGGCCAAACCGCATGCTGCCCGGCATCGCCGCTGCGGGCGGCGTCATCCTGCCAGCCCTCATCTTCACAGCGTTCAATTGGCATGACCCCGCCAAAGTGCGGGGTTGGGCTGTGCCATCTGCAACAGACATCGCTTTTGCGCTCGGCGTGCTGTCGCTGCTGGGTTCGCGGGTACCCTCGAGCCTCAAGGTGTTTCTGGCGACGCTCGCAATTCTCGACGATCTCGCGGCCGTGGTTATCATTGCGATTTTCTATACGGCCGAAATCTCTATGCCCTATCTCGGCGGGGCTGTTGTCGCCGCTCTTGCTCTGTTCACCATGAACCGCATGGGCGTGATGAAGCTCCTGCCCTATCTGATCGGCGGTGCAGCGCTCTGGTTCTTCGTGCTGAATTCCGGCGTTCATGCAACGGTTGCGGGCGTGGTGACCGCACTGATGATTCCGCTGAAGGCCGCCCCCGGCAAGCCCGACGACATGACTTCACCGCTGCATGTGCTGGAACACGCGCTGGCAAAGCCTGTTGCGTTCATCATCGTGCCGGTTTTCGGCTTCGCCAATGCGGGCATATCGTTTGCCGGTCTTGACGCCTCGGTGATGCGGGACACGCTCACGCTTGGCATCATGCTTGGCCTCTTCATCGGCAAGCAGCTCGGCGTTTTCGGCGCGGCCTGGCTCGCGATCAAGACGGGGATGGCGCAAAAGCCGCTTGGCGCGACATGGATCCAGCTCTACGGCGTGGCGATCCTGTGCGGAATCGGCTTTACGATGAGCATCTTCATTGGCCTCCTCTCCTTCCCGTCCGAACTCATGCAGGCGGAAACAAAGATTGGCGTGCTGGCCGGGTCGGGCTTGTCGGCCATTTGCGGCTATATTCTGCTGCGGTTGGTCACGAAGCCGAAAACCACCTGA
- a CDS encoding VOC family protein — protein sequence MVLTAIFAQLNCSDLKRSTEWFATIFDRGPDARPMQGLAEWHHGSSAGFQLYQNPADAGHGTLTLIVRDVRAEHARLSFDGIRPGNVETADYTTILRLHDPDRNLVVLAQPKY from the coding sequence ATGGTGCTCACAGCTATTTTTGCCCAGCTCAATTGTTCCGACCTCAAACGCAGCACGGAATGGTTTGCCACAATTTTTGATCGTGGGCCTGATGCGCGACCGATGCAGGGCCTGGCGGAATGGCATCACGGGTCAAGCGCAGGCTTCCAGCTTTACCAGAACCCGGCTGACGCGGGACACGGCACGCTGACACTCATCGTCCGCGACGTGAGGGCTGAACATGCACGTCTATCGTTCGACGGGATTCGCCCAGGAAATGTCGAGACAGCCGACTATACGACGATTCTGAGATTGCACGACCCGGACCGCAATCTCGTCGTGCTGGCGCAGCCTAAATATTAG